One region of Ptychodera flava strain L36383 chromosome 3 unlocalized genomic scaffold, AS_Pfla_20210202 Scaffold_27__1_contigs__length_13241970_pilon, whole genome shotgun sequence genomic DNA includes:
- the LOC139126400 gene encoding uncharacterized protein: MWAKRFVCLFQVLVFGPHITRVLSADIFSEMGDSINLPCEYKKPQTAYSRTTIDWRKESPDSFSLTLLTIIDFIVDGVVNRRYSAKEDGSLIIRNVTCEDTGSYKCIVAFRLNEPIDGICYHTEVNKVNLTVKSSIRGVSVYPKLEIGNGVATRKKGDSTLVCRAENSVRPAADALHWTFDNDKHTRHKITYFDEHRTDGKMDVSSVLTLKPPRHVPYWYNVSCSVIEDTCSILTSSLLVYLEPRQDRRIKKVRKLGRLRRDKNKKRKNFKKLRKEKRRLLKQHERRNEIQIVQSI, translated from the exons ATGTGGGCAAAGCGCTTTGTCTGTCTCTTTCAAGTTCTCGTGTTCG GACCACATATTACAAGGGTGTTGTCCGCGGATATATTCTCAGAAATGGGCGACAGTATTAATTTACCGTGCGAGTATAAAAAACCACAAACGGCATACTCCAGGACCACTATCGACTGGAGGAAGGAATCACCAGACAGCTTTAGTCTAACCCTATTGACGATCATCGATTTCATTGTCGATGGGGTTGTTAATCGTAGATACAGCGCCAAAGAAGACGGTTCATTAATAATACGCAACGTCACTTGTGAAGACACAGGGTCATACAAGTGTATAGTGGCCTTTCGGTTGAATGAACCAATCGACGGTATTTGTTATCATACTGAAGTGAACAAAGTCAATCTAACGGTTAAAT CGTCTATTCGAGGGGTCAGCGTTTATCCGAAACTAGAGATCGGAAATGGCGTGGCAACGAGAAAAAAAGGCGATTCGACCCTTGTTTGCAGGGCAGAAAACAGCGTACGGCCAGCAGCTGACGCCTTACATTGGACGTTTGACAACGATAAACATACTCGTCACAAGATTACTTATTTCGATGAACACCGTACGGATGGGAAGATGGACGTCTCCAGTGTGTTGACTTTAAAGCCACCACGTCATGTCCCATATTGGTACAACGTCTCGTGTTCGGTTATTGAGGACACATGTAGCATTTTGACCTCATCATTACTTGTGTACTTGGAACCCCGACAGG ATCGTCGGATTAAGAAAGTGAGGAAACTAGGAAGACTTAGAAGGGATAAGAACAAGAAACGAAAGAACTTCAAGAAGTTAAGGAAAGAGAAACGACGACTACTCAAACAGCATGAACGACGAAATGAAATAcaaatagtccagtcaatttag